The DNA window ATGATGCTGCAAAAAATGATGTGTTGCCGCACATTTCGACGTTAATCGCCGAACTCATGCCACGCAACACGGAAACCCCGGAAGTACCAAGCTCAACTATTTAGTGGATGGTAGACGGCATGACTTTGTACAGCAAAATAATCGGCACCGGCAGCTATCTGCCTGAGCGGCGCGTCACCAACCAGGATCTGACCGATCAGCTCGCCGCCAAGGGCATCGAGACCTCGGACGAGTGGATCGTCAGCCGCAGCGGCATCTCGGCGCGCCACTTCGCCGAGCCGGGCGAGAAGTCGTCCGACCTGGCCGTCAAGGCCGCCAAGCGCGCGCTCGACATGGCCGGCTTGCAACCCAACGATATCGACCTGATCGTCCTGGCCAGCTCGACCCCCGATTTCTTCGGCAGCTTCCCGAGCACCGCCTGCATCGTCCAGCAAAAGCTGGGCATCACCAACAACGGCGCCGCCGTTGACGTGCAGGCCGTCTGCAGCGGCTTCGTCTACGCGATGTCGACCGCCGACGCCTTCATCCGCGCCGGCATGAACAAGAACGTGCTGGTGATCGGCTCGGAAGTGTTCTCGCGCATCCTCGATTTCAACGACCGCACCACCTGCGTGCTGTTCGGCGACGGCGCCGGCGCCGTGGTGCTGACCGCCTCGGAAGAGCCTGGCATCCTGGCGACCGCGTTGCACGCTGACGGCCGCCATTCCGGCATCCTGTGCATGCCCGATTCGTTCGGCGGCGCGGTGGCCGGCGAGGCCTACCTGTACATGGACGGCCCGGCGGTGTTCAAGCTGGCCGTGTCGGTGCTGGAGAAGGTCGCCCACGAGGCGCTGGAAAAATCCAATATGGCGCAGGACCAGATCGACTGGCTGATTCCGCACCAGGCCAATATCCGCATCATGAACAGTACCGCCAAGAAGCTGGGCCTGCCGCTGGAGAAGATGGTGGTGACCGTCGATCAGCATGGCAACACCTCGGCCGCGTCGATACCGCTGGCGCTGGATGTCGCCGTGCGCGACGGCCGTATCCAGAAGGGTCAGAACATCTTGATGGAAGGCGTCGGTGGTGGTTTCACCTGGGGCGCGGTGTTGGCGAAATTTTAATTGAATTAGAATTAGAGTTCTAACGGGCGTGGATGAGCCGCCTACAACCAGATGGATTTGTGATGACTAAATTTGCTTTTGTATTTCCAGGCCAGGGTTCGCAGGCGATCGCGATGATGGACGGCTTCGCCGGCAATCCGGTGGTGGCACAGACCATCGCCGAGGCATCGGACGCGCTGAACTTCGACCTGGGCAAGCTGATGGCCGAAGGCCCCAAGGAAGAGCTGGACCTGACCACCAACACCCAGCCGGTCATGCTGACCGCCGCCGTCGCCACCTACCGCGCGTGGATTGCCGCCGGCGGCCCGGTGCCGTCCATCGTCGCCGGCCATAGCCTGGGTGAATATTCGGCGCTGGTCGCCGCCGGCGTGATCGCGTTCAAGGACGCGGTGCCGCTGGTGCGCTTCCGCGCGCAAGCGATGCAGGAAGCCGTGCCGGTCGGGCAGGGCACGATGGCCGTGGTGCTGGGCCTGTCGGACGACGACGTCCGCGCCGCTTGCGCCGAGGCGGTCGCCGCCACGCCGGGTTCGGTGGTCGAGGCGGTCAACTTCAACGCGCCGGCCCAGGTGGTCATCGCGGGCGAAACCGCCGCCGTCGAGCGCGCCTGCGAGATCGCCAAGGCCAAGGGCGCCAAGCGCGCCATGAAACTGCCGGTGTCGGCGCCGTTCCACTCGTCGCTGCTCAAGCCCGCTTCGGACCGCCTGCGCGACTACATGGCCGACCTGGCTTTCTCGGCGCCGCAGATCGCGCTGATCAACAACGTCGACGTCGCCGTGCTCAACGATCCGGCCGCCATCAAGGACGCGCTGGTGCGCCAGGCCGCCGCGCCGGTGCGCTGGGTCGAGACGATGCAGAAGGTCGCCGCCGAAGACATCACCCAGGTGGTCGAATGCGGCCCGGGCAGGGTGCTGATGGGCCTGACCAAGCGCATCGACGCCACCCTGGTGGGCGACGCCATCACCGATCAGGCTAGCCTGGACCGCATCTTGACCTCGCTCAAGTAAGCGGCGAAGGTAAGTCAAAGAAACTCAGGCACACTCGTTATTTACGTAGAAGGACAACCATGAATTTAGCAAATCAAGTCGCTCTGGTCACGGGCGCATCGCGCGGTATCGGCAAGGCCATCGCGCAAGAGCTGGCCCGCCAGGGCGCGCGCGTGATCGGCACCGCCACCACCGAGGCGGGCGCCGAGGCGATCAGCGCCTACCTGGCCGAGTTCGGCGCCGAGGCGGGCAAGGGCATGGTCCTGAACGTGACCGACGCCGCGCGCTGCGCCGCCGTCATCGACGAGATCACCAAAACGGTCGGCGCCGTGGGCATCCTGGTCAACAACGCCGGCATCACGCAGGACCAGTTGGCCATGCGCATGAAGGACGAGGAATGGGACAGCGTCATCGCCACCAACCTCAGTTCCGTCGGCCGTTTGTCGCGCGCGGTACTGCGCGGCATGATGAAAGCGAAAACTGGGCGTATTATTAACATCACTTCGGTGGTGGCGTCGTCGGGCAATCCAGGCCAGATGAACTATGCCGCCGCCAAGGCCGGCGTCGAGGGCATGGGCCGCGCGCTGGCGCGCGAGATCGGCAGCCGCAACATCACCGTCAACAGTGTGGCGCCGGGCTTTATCGATACCGACATGACCAAGGCCCTGGGCGAAGAGCAACACGCGGCGCTGCTGACGCAGATTCCGCTGGCGCGCCTGGGCAAGCCGGAGGATATCGCTGCGGCGGTGGCCTTCCTGGCGTCGCCGCAAGCGGCATATATTACCGGCACCACCTTGCACGTGAATGGCGGTATGTACATGAATTGATGGGTTTGGGCATGAATTAATATGCCGATTCCCGTCTTTTACCAGTGATTTCGAAAGAGTTTGCAGTAAATTAGCGGCAGACATCGAAATTAGTTTTTCAGTGCGCAAACCTGATAAAATGCGCGCTTTCCGTAACAAACAAATGGAGCCATAACATGTCGGATATCGAACAACGCGTTAAGAAAATCGTCGCTGAGCAACTGGGCGTCGCAGAAGCAGACATCAAAATCGAATCCTCGTTCGTCGACGACCTGGGCGCTGACTCGCTGGACACCGTCGAGCTGGTGATGGCCCTGGAAGACGAATTCGAAATGGAAATCCCTGACGAACAGGCAGAAAAGATCACGACCGTACAGCAAGCGATCGACTACGCTACTGCACACGTCAAGGCCTGATTTACCGCCCGATCGACTTTAGGAGAATCGCTTGAGAGGTTCTAAAAACCGTCGTGTTGTCATTACCGGCCTGGGCGCCGTTTCCCCGATCGGCAACAATGTTGCCGACACGTGGGCGGCGGCGCTGGAAGGCAAATCCGGTATTGCCACCATCACCAAGTTTGACGCGCAAGCTTTCAGTACCCGTTTTGCCGGTGAAGTCAAAGGCTTCAATATCGAGGACTACATCTCGGCCAAGGAAGCCCGCCATATGGATACGTTTATCCATTACGGCATGGCGGCCGGTATCCAGGCCGTGCAGGATTCCGGCGTGGTCGTGACCGAAGACAACGCCGATCGCATCGGCGTCATCATCGGTTCCGGCATCGGCGGCCTGCCGATGATCGAAGAGCAGAAGGAAGATTACGACAAGCGCGGTCCGCGCCGTATCTCCCCGTTCTTCGTGCCGGCCTCGATCATTAACATGATCTCCGGTAACCTGTCGATCAAGTACGGCATGCGTGGCCCTAACCTGTCGATCGTGACGGCCTGCACCACCGGCCTGCACTGCATCGGCGCCGCCGCTCGTCTGATCGAGTACGGCGATGCCGACGTGATGGTGGCCGGCGGCGCGGAATCGACCATTTCACCGCTGGGCCTGGGCGGTTTCGCCTCGGCCAAGGCGCTGTCGTCGCGCAACGACGATCCGGCGACCGCCTCCCGTCCATGGGATGCGGACCGCGACGGCTTCGTGCTGGGCGAGGGCGCCGGCGTGATGGTGCTCGAAGAGTACGAACACGCCAAGGCGCGCGGCGCCACGATCTACGCGGAATTGCTCGGCTTTGGCATGAGCGCCGACGCGTATCACATGACCTCGCCGTTGGAAGACGGCGCCGGCGGCAGCAAGTCGGCGCAAGCCGCGTTGCGCAACGCCGGTGTCAACCCCGACCAGGTGCAGTACGTGAACGCGCACGGCACCTCGACGCCGCAGGGCGACGTGGCCGAGGTGCAGGGCATCAAGCGCACCTTCGGCGACCACGCCAAAAAGCTGGTGGTCAACTCGACCAAGTCGTTGACCGGCCACCTGCTGGGGGGCGCCGGCGGTCTGGAAGCGGTGTTTACGGTGCTGGCGGTCCACCATCAGGTGTCGCCACCGACCATCAACATCTTCAACCAGGACCCCGCCTGCGACCTGGACTTCTGCGCCAATGTCGCCCGCCCGATGAAGATCGAGTACGCGCTGAAGAACTCGTTCGGGTTCGGCGGCACCAACGGCAGTCTGCTGTTCGGTAAAATGTAAAAAAGTTTGACTTCGCGTTGAACTAAATCCGGGCTCACCTGGTCCAACCAAAGTGAGCGAGGATTCGGCGCTGGCATTCGCCAGCGCCAGAATTGCCCAGCCTTGCGCTGGCGCTTCCAAGCTGTGTTGTTTCCCCCAATTTTTTGTGTACGCGTTTTGTGGTGCTGCCGTCATGTCGATTGCGGTGTCCGTCATCGTTCGCCCTTCGTCCTGCTTGCGCTTCTTGCACGCAGGGCTGTGTAGTTGCGTGACGATGTCGGGTGCCGTGTGTCCGGGCGTGCTCGCGCCGCTGCTGTGTGTGTTGGCCGGCGTGCTCGGCTGGGTGATGGGGCGTCCCTGCGGTTTCGCGCTGCAGCTTGATATATCGGGTGTCGGCAGGGTCCGGCTGGCGGTATACCAAGAACCAGGGACGGCCTTGCGCCTGCTGGATGGGTCGACCTTGTGGCCGGGCATTTTGTTGTTGCGCCTGGGTGGCGACGACGGCAGGGTGCGTTGGGTGCTGGTGCTGCCCGATGGTGTGACGCGGCCTGAGCTGCGTGCGCTGTCGCTGGCGTGCCGTTCCGTTGCTGGACGCACTGAAATAAAAACGCCAACACTGTGAACTTCTTGCAGCGGGCTAACTCTATAGCATATATGACTACTAGATTTGGCGATGCTGCAGGCCACTGAGGAATGCAGGAGTGACGACAGAACGTGAGTGTGACCAGATGCTGGTCGACCGGGTCCGGGCCGGTGACAAGCAGGCGTTTGATATGCTGGTGGCGAAGTATCAACGCCGCCTGATGCGCCTGCTGTCGCGTATCGTGCACGACCCGGCCGAGGCTGAAGATGTGGTACAAGAGACGTTTATCAAGGCGTACCGGGCGTTGCGGCATTTTCGCGGCGACTCCGCCTTCTACACGTGGCTGTACCGCATCGGCATCAATACCGCCAAGAACTTCCTGGCGACGCAGGGCCGCCGTACGCCCACGTCGACCGAAGCGGATGCGGAACAAGCGGAAGGCTTTAACGATGGAGAGCATTTACGCGACATTAATACGCCGGAATCCATGCTGGCAAGCAAACAAATCGCGCAGACGGTCAATGCGGCGATGGATGCCTTGCCTGTGGATTTGCGCACCGCGATCGCCTTGCGCGAGATCGAGGGATTGAGCTATGAGGAGATTTCAGACATCATGGCCTGTCCCATCGGCACGGTCCGCAGCCGCATATTCCGTGCCCGCGAAGTCATCGCCGAAAAATTGAAGCCTTTACTGGACATGCCGATTGACAAGCGCTGGTAAGGCAGTAATGATGGCAATTGTTGTTGGCGTCCAGAAAGTGTCGACTAGGCGGCACCAGGGTGGATGTGTTTTAAGATGGCGGGATACGCGATGGATACCCAGAAAAGACTGCACGAAAACATCTCGGCGCTGGCCGATGGTGAACTGCCGCACAGCGAACGGGAGCTGGCATTCGCCGCCCTCGACACTGCGGACGGGCAGGCGGCCTGGCGCGCTTACCACCTGACCGGCGACGTGCTGCGCGACCAGGCCGACGGCACCCTCAGCGACGGCTTCAGCGCGGCGCTGGCCGAGCGCCTGGCCGCCGAACCGGCGCACGAGCTATCCCCGTTCACGCCCGGCGCCAGCGATCCGGCCGCGCCGCCGTTCGACGCGGAGCCGCCGTCCGAGGATCTGCCGGAGTCGCGCGCCGACGTGATTCTTCCCTGATCTTTCCACGGCCCTGCCACGATGCGGCCATGCCTTTGCCGTAATTCTGCCTTAAGCCAGCGGCCGTCACATACTCTTATAATAACTTTGGGCAAGCTGGCGGGCGACTTTTCGCTTACCATGTATGCTAACCACCCATGACGCCTGGCGATACTGGGTGGTTAAACGCATCCAAGAACTTTATAGAGACCGATACTTTCCATGAAAAACAATTTCACTGCTGGTAGTAAAACTCTTTCCGCGCTGCTGGTCGGCGCAAGCGTATGGATGTCTCCGGCCCTGCTGGGCGTGGCGCCCGCCACAGCGGCCGCGCCGGTCACCGGCGCCGTGCTGGGCTTGCCTGATTTCGCCGATCTCGTCGACAAGGTCGGCCCGGCGGTGGTCAATATTCGCACCACCGAAGTGATGAAGCAGGGCGGCCGCGGCGAAGAGCTCGGCGACGAGGAAATGCAGGAATTCCTGCGCCGCTTCTTCGGCGGCGCCATTCCCCAGCCCGGCCCCGGCGGCAAGGCCACGCCTCCGGGCCGTGGCAATCCGCGCGGACGCCGCCAGGCGCCGGACGAGCCCGTCCAGCGCGGCGTCGGCTCCGGCTTCATCCTGTCGGCCGACGGCTATGTGATGACCAACGCCCACGTGGTCGAGGGCGCCGACGAGGTGTTCGTCACCCTGACCGACAAGCGCGAATTCAAGGCCAAGGTGCTGGGCGCCGACGCCCGCACCGACGTCGCCGTGCTGAAAATCGAAGGCGACAAGCTGCCGTTCCTGATCATGGGCGACTCGGACAAGATCCGCGTCGGCGAATGGGTGATCGCCATCGGCTCCCCGTTCAACCTGGAAAACACCGTCACCGCCGGCATCATCTCGGCCAAGCAGCGCGACACCGGCGACTACCTGGCGCTGATCCAGAGCGACGTGGCCGTCAACCCCGGCAACTCGGGCGGCCCGCTGATCAATATGCGTGGCGAGGTCATCGGCATCAATTCGCAGATCGCCACCTTGTCCGGCGCCTACAACGGCATATCGTTCGCGGTGCCGATCGACGAGGCGATCCGCGTCTCCGAGCAACTGAAGAAGTCGGGCAAGGTCACGCGTGGCCGCATCGGCGTGCAGATCGGCGAAGTGAGCAAGGAAGTGGCCGAATCGCTGGGCTTGAAGAACGCGCAGGGCGCCGAAGTGTCGCTGGTCGAGCCGGGCGGTCCCGCCGACAAGGCCGGCATCAAGTCGGGCGACATCATCCTGAAATTCAACGGCGCGCCGGTGACCCGATCGTCGGACCTGCCGCGTCTGGTGGGCGGCACGGCCATCAACAGCAAGGCGACCGTGACGGTATGGCGCAAGGGCCAGCAGATCGACCTGCCGGTGGTGGTGGCTGAGCTGGAGCCGGAGAAGGGCGCCAAGGCATCCAAGGGCAAGGGTAAAGGCAAAGGTGAGCAGGCCGAGCCGGAAGCGCAAGGCAAGCCGAACGCGCTGGGTCTGGTCGTCAGTGATTTGACGGCCGACCAGAAGAAGGCACTGGGCGTGAGCGGCGGTGCGGCGGTCGAGTCGGCCGAGGGCGTGGCTTCGCGCCTGCAAGAGGGCGATGTGATTCTGCAGCTGAATAACAGCGAGATCAAGGACGCCAAGCAGTTCAACGCGCTGGTGGCCAAGCTCGATCCGAAGAAGCCGTCGGTGCTGCTGGTGCGCCGTGGCGAAGCGACACAGTTTATTTCGTTGCGGCCGAGCGCGGCAGCGAAAGAGAAGTAAACGGCGGAATCACCCGGCAACCCCCGGCCAACCCGGGGTCGGACCCAGCGGGTCCGACCCCACGCCAACGGGGTGCGGGTTGAACGGCTCCGATTTCCATGCACTTCACCCTTTATTCCCGTGGCTACTGCCACCTGTGCCAGGACATGCTGGACGCTTTGCTGCGTCTGCAAACGCCGTCGCGCCCGTTTACCGTCGACGTGATCGACATCGACACCTCGGACGATCCGACCTTGCTGGCCCGTTTCGACGAGCTGGTGCCCGTGCTCTACGCCGATCTGTCCCAACCCGAGCTGTGCCACTACTTCCTCGACGAGCCGCGCGTGCTCGCCGTGCTTCATGCCCGCTCCATTGCTCAATAAATAAGCAAAATAAATGTCGCAGTGCAGAAGTCGGCCTTTCCCCTCTGAAATCCGGTAAAATGCGGGGTTAGCTACATCAGGCGCTCGCCAGGGCATTACTGCCCCGCTCGGAGCGCTTTTTTTGTATTGCGCACAAGGATGTCACTTCCACGCGCGCCCGTCGTCTCACCCCCGTTTTTGAATATTTGTTAATGAACAACATACGCAATTTTTCCATCATCGCCCACATCGACCACGGTAAATCGACCCTGGCAGACCGCATCATTCAACTGTGCGGCGGCCTGTCCGACCGCGAGATGGAGGCGCAGGTGCTCGATTCGATGGATCTGGAGCGCGAACGCGGCATCACGATCAAGGCGCAAACCGCCGCGCTGCAATACAAGGCGCGCGACGGCGTGGTCTACAACCTGAACCTGATCGACACCCCCGGCCACGTCGACTTCTCGTATGAAGTCTCGCGTTCGCTGTCGGCCTGCGAAGGCGCGCTGCTGGTGGTCGACGCCTCGCAAGGCGTGGAAGCGCAGACCGTGGCCAACTGCTACACCGCGCTCGACCTGGGTGTCGAAGTGGTGCCGGTGCTGAACAAGATCGACTTGCCGAACGCCGATCCACCGACCGCGATCGCCGAGATCGAAGACGTCATCGGCATCGAAGCCGGCGACGCCGTCCATTGCTCGGCCAAGACCGGCCTGGGCGTCGAAGACGTGCTCGAGTCGATCATCGCCAAGGTTCCGCCGCCGAAAGGCGACCCGGAAGCGCCGTTGCAAGCGCTGATCGTCGACTCCTGGTACGACCCGTACGTCGGCGTCGTCATGCTGGTGCGCGTGATCAACGGAACCTTGAAACCAAAGGACAAGATCAAACTGATGGCGACCGACTCGCTGCAGCTGGTCGAGGACGTCGGCATCTTCGCGCCGCGCTCGGTCTCCCTGCCGCAGCTGTCGGCCGGCCAGGTGGGCTTCATCATCGCCGGCATCAAGGAATTGAAGGCCGCGAAGGTGGGCGACACCGTCACCCTGGCCAACCGTCCGGCCGCCGCGCCGCTGCCGGGCTTCAAGGAAGTCCAGCCGCAGGTGTTCGCCGGCCTGTTCCCGGTCGAGGCCAACCAGTACGACGCGCTGCGCGACTCGCTGGAAAAACTGAAACTGAACGACGCCGCGCTGATGTACGAGCCGGAAGTGTCGCAGGCGCTGGGCTTCGGCTTCCGCTGCGGCTTCCTCGGCCTGCTGCACATGGAGATCGTCCAGGAGCGCCTGGAGCGCGAATTCGACATGGACCTGATCACCACGGCGCCGACCGTGGTGTATGAGGTCGTGATGCGCGACAACAGCATCCTGAAGGTGGACAATCCATCGAAGATGCCGGAGCCGACCAAGATCAACGAAATCCGCGAGCCTATCGTCACGGTCAACCTGTACATGCCGCAAGAATACGTCGGCTCGGTGATCACCTTGTGCATCGGCAAGCGTGGCGTGCAGATGGACATGGCCTACCACGGCCGCCAGGTCAAGCTGGTCTACGAGATGCCGATGGGCGAGATCGTGCTCGACTTCTTCGACAAGCTGAAGTCGACCTCGCGCGGCTACGCCTCGATGGACTACGAGTTCAAGGAATACCGCGCCTCCGACGTCGTCAAGGTCGACATGCTGATCAACGGCGAGAAGGTCGACGCGCTGGCCATCATCGTGCACCGCTCCAACTCGGCCTATCGCGGCCGCCAGGTGGCCGCCAAGATGCGCGAGCTGATTCCGCGCCAGATGTTCGACGTGGCGATCCAGGCCGCCATCGGTGTCAACGTGATCTCGCGTGAAAACGTCAAGGCCTTGCGCAAGAACGTGCTGGCCAAGTGCTACGGCGGCGACATCAGCCGGAAGAAGAAACTGCTCGAGAAGCAAAAAGCCGGTAAAAAACGCATGAAACAAGTGGGCTCGGTCGAGATTCCACAA is part of the Oxalobacteraceae bacterium OTU3CAMAD1 genome and encodes:
- a CDS encoding sigma-E factor negative regulatory protein; protein product: MDTQKRLHENISALADGELPHSERELAFAALDTADGQAAWRAYHLTGDVLRDQADGTLSDGFSAALAERLAAEPAHELSPFTPGASDPAAPPFDAEPPSEDLPESRADVILP
- the rpoE gene encoding RNA polymerase sigma factor RpoE, which encodes MLVDRVRAGDKQAFDMLVAKYQRRLMRLLSRIVHDPAEAEDVVQETFIKAYRALRHFRGDSAFYTWLYRIGINTAKNFLATQGRRTPTSTEADAEQAEGFNDGEHLRDINTPESMLASKQIAQTVNAAMDALPVDLRTAIALREIEGLSYEEISDIMACPIGTVRSRIFRAREVIAEKLKPLLDMPIDKRW
- the lepA gene encoding translation elongation factor 4 is translated as MNNIRNFSIIAHIDHGKSTLADRIIQLCGGLSDREMEAQVLDSMDLERERGITIKAQTAALQYKARDGVVYNLNLIDTPGHVDFSYEVSRSLSACEGALLVVDASQGVEAQTVANCYTALDLGVEVVPVLNKIDLPNADPPTAIAEIEDVIGIEAGDAVHCSAKTGLGVEDVLESIIAKVPPPKGDPEAPLQALIVDSWYDPYVGVVMLVRVINGTLKPKDKIKLMATDSLQLVEDVGIFAPRSVSLPQLSAGQVGFIIAGIKELKAAKVGDTVTLANRPAAAPLPGFKEVQPQVFAGLFPVEANQYDALRDSLEKLKLNDAALMYEPEVSQALGFGFRCGFLGLLHMEIVQERLEREFDMDLITTAPTVVYEVVMRDNSILKVDNPSKMPEPTKINEIREPIVTVNLYMPQEYVGSVITLCIGKRGVQMDMAYHGRQVKLVYEMPMGEIVLDFFDKLKSTSRGYASMDYEFKEYRASDVVKVDMLINGEKVDALAIIVHRSNSAYRGRQVAAKMRELIPRQMFDVAIQAAIGVNVISRENVKALRKNVLAKCYGGDISRKKKLLEKQKAGKKRMKQVGSVEIPQEAFLAILQVDDK
- a CDS encoding glutaredoxin family protein, giving the protein MHFTLYSRGYCHLCQDMLDALLRLQTPSRPFTVDVIDIDTSDDPTLLARFDELVPVLYADLSQPELCHYFLDEPRVLAVLHARSIAQ
- the fabD gene encoding ACP S-malonyltransferase, coding for MTKFAFVFPGQGSQAIAMMDGFAGNPVVAQTIAEASDALNFDLGKLMAEGPKEELDLTTNTQPVMLTAAVATYRAWIAAGGPVPSIVAGHSLGEYSALVAAGVIAFKDAVPLVRFRAQAMQEAVPVGQGTMAVVLGLSDDDVRAACAEAVAATPGSVVEAVNFNAPAQVVIAGETAAVERACEIAKAKGAKRAMKLPVSAPFHSSLLKPASDRLRDYMADLAFSAPQIALINNVDVAVLNDPAAIKDALVRQAAAPVRWVETMQKVAAEDITQVVECGPGRVLMGLTKRIDATLVGDAITDQASLDRILTSLK
- the fabF gene encoding beta-ketoacyl-ACP synthase II — its product is MRGSKNRRVVITGLGAVSPIGNNVADTWAAALEGKSGIATITKFDAQAFSTRFAGEVKGFNIEDYISAKEARHMDTFIHYGMAAGIQAVQDSGVVVTEDNADRIGVIIGSGIGGLPMIEEQKEDYDKRGPRRISPFFVPASIINMISGNLSIKYGMRGPNLSIVTACTTGLHCIGAAARLIEYGDADVMVAGGAESTISPLGLGGFASAKALSSRNDDPATASRPWDADRDGFVLGEGAGVMVLEEYEHAKARGATIYAELLGFGMSADAYHMTSPLEDGAGGSKSAQAALRNAGVNPDQVQYVNAHGTSTPQGDVAEVQGIKRTFGDHAKKLVVNSTKSLTGHLLGGAGGLEAVFTVLAVHHQVSPPTINIFNQDPACDLDFCANVARPMKIEYALKNSFGFGGTNGSLLFGKM
- the acpP gene encoding acyl carrier protein; protein product: MSDIEQRVKKIVAEQLGVAEADIKIESSFVDDLGADSLDTVELVMALEDEFEMEIPDEQAEKITTVQQAIDYATAHVKA
- a CDS encoding Do family serine endopeptidase, coding for MSPALLGVAPATAAAPVTGAVLGLPDFADLVDKVGPAVVNIRTTEVMKQGGRGEELGDEEMQEFLRRFFGGAIPQPGPGGKATPPGRGNPRGRRQAPDEPVQRGVGSGFILSADGYVMTNAHVVEGADEVFVTLTDKREFKAKVLGADARTDVAVLKIEGDKLPFLIMGDSDKIRVGEWVIAIGSPFNLENTVTAGIISAKQRDTGDYLALIQSDVAVNPGNSGGPLINMRGEVIGINSQIATLSGAYNGISFAVPIDEAIRVSEQLKKSGKVTRGRIGVQIGEVSKEVAESLGLKNAQGAEVSLVEPGGPADKAGIKSGDIILKFNGAPVTRSSDLPRLVGGTAINSKATVTVWRKGQQIDLPVVVAELEPEKGAKASKGKGKGKGEQAEPEAQGKPNALGLVVSDLTADQKKALGVSGGAAVESAEGVASRLQEGDVILQLNNSEIKDAKQFNALVAKLDPKKPSVLLVRRGEATQFISLRPSAAAKEK
- a CDS encoding ketoacyl-ACP synthase III; the encoded protein is MYSKIIGTGSYLPERRVTNQDLTDQLAAKGIETSDEWIVSRSGISARHFAEPGEKSSDLAVKAAKRALDMAGLQPNDIDLIVLASSTPDFFGSFPSTACIVQQKLGITNNGAAVDVQAVCSGFVYAMSTADAFIRAGMNKNVLVIGSEVFSRILDFNDRTTCVLFGDGAGAVVLTASEEPGILATALHADGRHSGILCMPDSFGGAVAGEAYLYMDGPAVFKLAVSVLEKVAHEALEKSNMAQDQIDWLIPHQANIRIMNSTAKKLGLPLEKMVVTVDQHGNTSAASIPLALDVAVRDGRIQKGQNILMEGVGGGFTWGAVLAKF
- the fabG gene encoding 3-oxoacyl-ACP reductase FabG; translation: MNLANQVALVTGASRGIGKAIAQELARQGARVIGTATTEAGAEAISAYLAEFGAEAGKGMVLNVTDAARCAAVIDEITKTVGAVGILVNNAGITQDQLAMRMKDEEWDSVIATNLSSVGRLSRAVLRGMMKAKTGRIINITSVVASSGNPGQMNYAAAKAGVEGMGRALAREIGSRNITVNSVAPGFIDTDMTKALGEEQHAALLTQIPLARLGKPEDIAAAVAFLASPQAAYITGTTLHVNGGMYMN